The Chryseobacterium sp. 52 genome includes a region encoding these proteins:
- a CDS encoding DUF4349 domain-containing protein, which translates to MKTTYIKLSLSAVLLLGIYSCKKGEISSTERAEYAMTDSAAVVISDSVSSAATMKVKDKQFIKTADVNMEVKDVYDATVSIEKSVQDLGGFVTYSNLQSNVISQDTYNTSNDNAMLIKKYQTENTMQIRVPTEKLGEFLVIINDKKLFLNSRTINAEDVTANIKYAEMEGKRIKKTGENIDQLKANKDKVKLDNDNMADGNLQQLANMDTSDHIKYSTIDIYIKEPKLRIAEIPVINTQNIDNKYKFNFIYDAKNAFVEGFYLIQKIAVGLITVWPLLLILGAVIYFLRKRKLTKPEHTKVSE; encoded by the coding sequence ATGAAAACGACTTACATTAAATTATCCCTGTCAGCAGTTCTTTTATTAGGAATTTACTCATGTAAAAAGGGAGAAATTTCTTCTACAGAACGTGCAGAATATGCCATGACAGACTCTGCAGCTGTAGTTATCTCAGACAGTGTTTCTTCTGCAGCAACCATGAAAGTAAAAGACAAGCAGTTTATTAAAACCGCAGATGTGAATATGGAAGTTAAGGATGTTTATGACGCCACTGTTTCTATTGAAAAATCGGTTCAGGATCTGGGAGGGTTTGTCACCTACAGCAATCTTCAGAGTAATGTAATTTCTCAGGATACTTACAATACGTCCAATGACAACGCGATGCTGATCAAAAAATACCAGACGGAAAACACGATGCAGATACGTGTTCCTACAGAAAAGCTAGGTGAGTTCCTTGTTATTATTAATGATAAAAAGCTATTTCTGAATTCCCGAACCATCAATGCTGAAGATGTTACTGCAAATATCAAGTATGCAGAAATGGAAGGCAAAAGAATTAAAAAGACAGGTGAAAACATAGACCAGCTGAAAGCCAATAAGGATAAAGTAAAACTGGACAACGATAATATGGCGGACGGAAATCTCCAGCAGCTTGCGAATATGGACACTTCAGACCATATAAAATACAGCACCATTGATATTTACATCAAGGAACCTAAGCTTCGTATTGCCGAAATTCCTGTAATCAATACCCAAAATATTGATAATAAATATAAATTCAATTTTATATATGATGCTAAAAATGCTTTTGTAGAAGGATTTTACCTGATTCAAAAGATAGCGGTAGGACTTATTACGGTATGGCCTTTATTATTAATCTTAGGGGCGGTTATTTATTTTTTAAGAAAAAGAAAACTGACAAAGCCGGAACATACAAAAGTTTCAGAATAA
- a CDS encoding acyl-CoA dehydrogenase family protein — MSNTFSKIRNAIELFRSIDFDQLSAISQKVDLPKLMQNFSKLDDKQLNGMMKMLDPNKKKKELPPIDGDFYDIYHTLTPEQREIQLKVRAFMEKEVKPLVNHYWLRDEFPFELIPKFQKLNICGVTYEGYGCPGMPFLMEGVIAMEMARIDASIATFFGVQSGLAMGSIYICGSEEQKQKWLPQMQKFEKIGAFGLTEPEVGSGAAGGLTVTCKKTPEGWILNGQKKWIGNATFADLIIIWARDLESGDVKGFIVEKDNPGYSVEKIKGKMALRIVQNGLITLKDCLVTEENRLQHADSFKDTGKVLRMTRAGVAWMATGCARGAYESALAYTRTREQFGKPIASFQMIQGHLVEMLSNLTAMQTMVFRLSEMQDEGILKDEHASLAKVFCTMRTRDIVSRAREVMGGNGILLEYDVARFVADSEAIYSYEGTKEINSLIVGRSITGFSAFV; from the coding sequence ATGTCAAATACTTTTTCCAAAATCAGAAACGCAATAGAATTATTCAGATCCATAGATTTTGACCAGCTGAGTGCTATTTCTCAAAAAGTTGATCTTCCAAAACTGATGCAGAATTTTTCAAAACTGGATGATAAACAGCTGAACGGAATGATGAAAATGCTTGATCCCAATAAAAAAAAGAAAGAGCTTCCTCCTATAGATGGTGATTTCTATGATATTTACCACACTCTGACCCCGGAACAGCGGGAGATTCAGCTTAAAGTAAGAGCTTTCATGGAGAAAGAAGTGAAACCTTTGGTCAATCATTACTGGCTCAGAGATGAATTTCCTTTTGAACTCATTCCAAAATTTCAGAAACTGAATATATGTGGGGTAACCTATGAAGGGTACGGGTGCCCCGGGATGCCCTTTCTGATGGAAGGAGTTATCGCCATGGAAATGGCAAGGATAGATGCTTCTATAGCTACATTCTTTGGAGTACAATCCGGATTGGCTATGGGCTCTATTTATATATGCGGATCAGAAGAACAGAAGCAGAAATGGCTTCCTCAGATGCAGAAATTTGAAAAAATAGGAGCTTTCGGGCTTACAGAACCGGAAGTGGGATCCGGAGCAGCAGGAGGCCTTACCGTAACCTGTAAAAAGACTCCGGAAGGCTGGATTCTAAACGGACAGAAAAAATGGATCGGAAATGCCACATTTGCAGATCTTATTATCATCTGGGCAAGAGATCTCGAGAGTGGAGATGTAAAAGGATTTATTGTAGAAAAAGATAATCCAGGATATTCCGTGGAAAAGATCAAAGGGAAAATGGCACTGAGAATCGTTCAGAATGGATTGATCACATTAAAAGACTGTCTGGTAACCGAAGAAAACCGTCTGCAGCATGCAGATTCGTTTAAAGATACCGGGAAAGTATTAAGAATGACAAGGGCGGGCGTTGCATGGATGGCCACAGGCTGTGCCAGAGGGGCGTATGAAAGTGCGTTGGCATACACCAGAACCCGGGAGCAGTTCGGGAAACCTATTGCTTCATTTCAGATGATTCAGGGGCATTTGGTGGAAATGCTGTCCAATCTTACAGCAATGCAAACCATGGTTTTCAGGCTGTCCGAAATGCAGGATGAAGGAATTTTAAAAGATGAGCATGCCTCGCTGGCCAAAGTTTTCTGTACCATGAGAACAAGAGATATTGTTTCCAGAGCCAGGGAAGTGATGGGAGGAAATGGTATCCTCCTTGAATATGATGTGGCAAGGTTTGTCGCTGATTCTGAAGCAATCTATTCCTATGAAGGAACAAAAGAGATCAATTCTCTTATTGTGGGAAGATCAATTACAGGATTCAGTGCGTTTGTATAG
- a CDS encoding MauE/DoxX family redox-associated membrane protein: MKIVKFILSFIFALIFINAGMNKFFHYSPMPKMSIEQEKIFAAFVEIGWLMPLVGIVEIIGGILFIFPKTKALGAIIIFPVMVGIVLHNVYRDPSQMGIITAVVMLLINIWAFIDDREKYKALIS; the protein is encoded by the coding sequence ATGAAAATCGTAAAATTTATTCTTTCTTTTATATTTGCCTTGATCTTTATCAATGCCGGTATGAACAAATTCTTTCATTATTCGCCTATGCCTAAAATGAGCATAGAACAAGAGAAAATCTTTGCTGCCTTCGTAGAAATTGGCTGGCTGATGCCATTAGTAGGCATCGTAGAAATTATCGGCGGGATATTATTTATCTTTCCGAAGACCAAAGCTTTGGGTGCTATCATCATCTTTCCCGTTATGGTAGGAATAGTCCTTCATAATGTTTACAGAGACCCAAGTCAGATGGGAATCATAACAGCTGTTGTCATGCTCCTGATCAATATCTGGGCTTTTATTGATGACCGGGAGAAATATAAAGCTTTGATCAGTTAA
- a CDS encoding bacteriocin-like protein codes for MLRNLQKLDRENLKKINGGGKPPICDIGPEGCPCKIPPGDPCLGGGGGGTNPGDLGYCPDNQSYIPCDQTCPSGQSPFCAL; via the coding sequence ATGCTGAGAAATCTTCAAAAATTAGATCGCGAAAATTTAAAGAAAATTAATGGAGGAGGTAAGCCACCTATCTGTGATATCGGCCCGGAAGGCTGTCCTTGTAAAATTCCACCGGGAGACCCTTGCTTAGGCGGCGGTGGCGGCGGGACCAATCCTGGAGATTTAGGATACTGCCCGGACAACCAGTCTTATATTCCATGCGACCAGACTTGTCCAAGTGGACAGAGCCCATTCTGCGCATTATAA
- a CDS encoding AI-2E family transporter, protein MNFLRLPFLVKLTLVVISIIGLGYLLALGQSILAPFFLAFLMAMLFLPVATFMERKLRFPRSISTMTSVFVMLAILAGLIYFFGSQLSDFSKDLPHLRDQMTSVFNNLQHWISKTFNVKIDEQLDYINQGVNKLLSSSGVILGFTFGIFSSGFGFIVFFTLFFIFILNYRRILNNFIVTVFNEKHKSSVQEVVTEIRVMTKKYIFGLCLQVLIVSILSSIVLTVLGVKYAVLLAVLTGLLNVIPYLGICISLLISCFIAFATGTPSTCVYVAIGYIAVHIIDGNIVLPFVVGSKVKINALFSFIGIILGEHLWGIAGMFLCIPAIAIIKIIFERVDGLKPWGKLLGEEEKPNKKKKSYKISKNITLKEMD, encoded by the coding sequence ATGAATTTCCTCAGACTCCCCTTTCTTGTTAAGCTTACGCTTGTAGTCATTTCCATCATTGGTCTCGGCTATCTGCTGGCACTAGGACAGAGCATTTTAGCGCCTTTCTTCTTAGCATTTTTAATGGCTATGCTCTTTTTGCCTGTTGCCACTTTCATGGAAAGGAAATTAAGGTTTCCTAGATCTATATCAACAATGACTTCGGTTTTTGTTATGCTGGCTATTTTAGCAGGACTTATTTATTTTTTCGGGTCACAGCTTTCTGATTTCAGCAAAGATCTTCCTCATCTCAGGGATCAGATGACAAGTGTTTTCAACAATCTGCAGCACTGGATCTCGAAAACATTTAATGTAAAAATTGATGAACAGCTCGATTATATCAATCAGGGAGTAAACAAACTGCTATCTTCTTCCGGGGTGATTCTTGGTTTTACTTTCGGAATATTCTCAAGCGGATTCGGCTTTATTGTATTTTTCACGCTGTTTTTTATCTTTATATTAAATTACAGAAGAATTCTTAATAATTTCATTGTAACCGTCTTTAATGAAAAACATAAAAGCAGCGTACAGGAAGTGGTTACCGAGATCAGGGTGATGACAAAAAAGTATATCTTCGGACTCTGTTTACAGGTTTTGATCGTTTCGATTCTTTCTTCAATTGTCCTTACTGTTTTAGGAGTAAAGTATGCCGTTTTACTGGCTGTTCTGACGGGTTTATTAAATGTCATTCCTTATCTGGGAATCTGTATTTCTCTTCTGATTTCATGTTTCATTGCTTTTGCAACCGGTACACCTTCCACCTGTGTTTATGTAGCTATTGGATACATTGCCGTGCATATTATTGATGGAAATATTGTTCTTCCGTTCGTGGTAGGATCAAAAGTGAAGATCAATGCTTTATTTTCATTTATAGGAATTATTTTAGGCGAACATCTTTGGGGAATTGCAGGAATGTTCCTTTGCATCCCGGCGATTGCAATTATTAAAATCATCTTCGAAAGAGTGGATGGTTTAAAACCTTGGGGAAAACTTCTCGGTGAGGAAGAAAAGCCTAACAAAAAGAAAAAGAGCTATAAGATCTCCAAGAATATTACGCTTAAAGAGATGGACTAA